Proteins encoded within one genomic window of Polaribacter sp. NJDZ03:
- a CDS encoding response regulator, with protein MFKKVLVVEDFDVINSGIKMALEGLNIKEVDYISYCDEAFLKIKKAFLNGEPYQLIISDLSFENDGTPQELKSGDELIEKIRKEFSDLKIIVFSVEDKSYRIQSLYKKLKIQGYVWKSRNGLKDLKKAIHFISTSDEFYISPDLNSAIHPKKAIEITDTDIFLMECLSKGLLQEAISKKLKEKEISPSSISAIEKRLKTLKIHFNANNPAHLVAIAKDFGLI; from the coding sequence ATGTTTAAAAAAGTTTTAGTTGTAGAAGATTTTGATGTTATTAATAGCGGAATTAAAATGGCCTTAGAAGGGTTAAACATAAAAGAAGTAGATTATATTTCTTATTGTGATGAAGCTTTTCTTAAAATTAAAAAAGCTTTTTTAAATGGAGAACCTTATCAATTAATTATCTCTGATTTATCCTTTGAAAATGACGGAACTCCACAAGAATTAAAATCTGGTGATGAACTCATAGAAAAAATTAGAAAAGAATTTTCTGATTTAAAAATCATTGTTTTTTCTGTAGAAGATAAATCATATAGAATTCAGAGTTTATACAAAAAACTTAAAATTCAAGGGTATGTTTGGAAAAGTAGAAATGGATTAAAAGATTTAAAAAAAGCAATTCACTTTATTTCTACTTCAGATGAATTTTATATTTCTCCGGATTTAAACTCTGCAATTCACCCCAAAAAGGCAATAGAGATAACAGATACAGATATTTTTCTTATGGAATGTTTGTCTAAAGGTTTATTACAAGAAGCAATTAGTAAAAAATTAAAAGAAAAAGAGATATCTCCTTCTAGTATTAGTGCTATAGAAAAAAGATTAAAGACTCTAAAAATACATTTTAATGCTAACAACCCCGCGCATTTGGTTGCTATTGCTAAAGATTTTGGACTTATTTAG
- a CDS encoding sensor histidine kinase codes for MILLSFFSCKKEVEIENNLIKKSHVKDLFRTSDYSKLDYKEKVRFTKRISEDINLDIADTYFIYNNISYLYSKLHKIDSAIFFSKKMLNLPNVEKDDNLKGKIFFKLGSYFNRISLKDSAYYFYSNSKKHFTNTKDSIYTSKVLINLSILESDFGSYSISDSTAVQALKYLNDKEVNLRARVFNCMALNSTYQSLYKDAISYYNKSIGISKSKGSKIIYKNNIALVFKEQKKYSKSISILEDLLKDTISNQRTKARIIDNLAHTKWLSNSNRHVLKELLLAESIRNEQKDNFGLIASYSHLSEFFNEKNRSRSLFYANKMYEISKKEKSPQDQIEALDKIVNLQTPQNAINYYKESIRLRDSLQTAETKRQYKFAKIKYNYEEEEKQKLKFETLAIENKLVAEREENLKKNVLILGVVLISGLLFLIYRRKVQHKKRILEESYNTETRIAKKLHDELGNDIFNTLTKVQNPKIKTEEIINDLDKIYLQTRAISHQNDSIETGGNFENYFRNLVASYNSDACKIILKDMSSLGLNNLNKDKQIVLYRVFNELFVNMKKHSKASLVVLACKKINNNLEISYVDNGVGFKEDTIILKNGLKNMETRIKTINGTINFENKSNKGLKVKIQFKN; via the coding sequence TTGATACTGTTATCATTTTTTTCGTGTAAAAAAGAGGTTGAAATTGAAAATAATTTAATAAAAAAGTCTCATGTTAAGGACTTATTTAGAACATCTGATTATTCAAAATTAGATTATAAAGAGAAAGTTCGCTTTACAAAAAGAATCTCTGAAGATATAAATTTAGACATTGCAGATACGTATTTTATCTATAATAATATTAGCTATTTATATAGCAAGTTGCATAAAATAGACAGTGCTATCTTCTTCTCAAAAAAAATGTTAAACTTACCAAATGTAGAAAAAGATGATAATTTAAAAGGAAAAATCTTTTTTAAATTAGGTTCTTATTTTAATAGGATAAGTTTAAAGGATAGTGCCTATTATTTTTATTCTAATTCGAAAAAACATTTTACTAATACTAAAGACAGCATCTATACAAGTAAAGTTTTAATTAATTTATCAATTTTAGAATCAGATTTTGGTAGCTATTCTATTAGCGATTCTACGGCCGTACAAGCTTTAAAGTATTTAAATGATAAAGAGGTAAATTTAAGAGCAAGAGTATTTAATTGTATGGCTTTAAATTCTACCTACCAGTCTTTATATAAAGATGCGATTTCTTACTATAATAAAAGTATTGGTATTTCTAAAAGTAAAGGCTCAAAAATTATTTATAAAAACAATATCGCTCTTGTTTTTAAAGAGCAAAAGAAGTATTCAAAATCAATTTCAATTCTAGAAGATTTATTAAAAGATACTATTTCAAATCAAAGAACTAAAGCTAGAATTATTGATAATTTAGCACATACAAAATGGTTAAGTAATTCAAATAGGCATGTTTTAAAAGAATTATTATTAGCAGAATCAATAAGAAATGAACAAAAAGATAACTTTGGATTGATCGCAAGCTACAGTCATTTATCAGAATTTTTTAATGAGAAGAATAGGAGTAGATCATTGTTTTATGCGAATAAAATGTATGAAATATCAAAAAAAGAAAAAAGTCCACAAGATCAAATAGAAGCACTAGATAAAATTGTAAATCTGCAAACACCCCAAAATGCTATTAATTATTATAAAGAGAGCATTCGCTTAAGAGATAGTTTACAAACGGCAGAAACTAAGCGTCAATATAAGTTTGCTAAAATTAAATACAATTATGAAGAAGAGGAGAAGCAAAAACTAAAATTTGAAACCCTTGCTATAGAAAATAAATTAGTTGCAGAGCGAGAGGAGAATCTGAAAAAGAATGTTTTAATTTTAGGAGTAGTGTTAATTTCTGGTTTATTGTTTTTAATTTATAGAAGAAAAGTACAACACAAAAAACGAATTTTAGAAGAAAGTTATAATACAGAAACAAGAATAGCAAAAAAGTTACACGACGAATTAGGGAATGATATTTTTAATACGCTTACAAAAGTTCAAAACCCTAAAATTAAAACCGAAGAAATTATAAATGATTTAGATAAAATCTATTTACAAACACGAGCAATTTCTCACCAAAATGACTCCATAGAAACAGGTGGTAATTTTGAAAATTATTTTAGAAATTTAGTGGCAAGTTATAATTCTGATGCTTGTAAAATTATTTTAAAAGACATGTCTTCTTTAGGTTTAAATAACTTAAATAAAGACAAACAGATTGTTCTGTATCGAGTTTTTAATGAGTTGTTTGTAAATATGAAAAAACATAGCAAAGCAAGTTTAGTGGTTTTAGCCTGTAAGAAAATAAATAATAATTTAGAAATAAGTTATGTAGATAATGGAGTAGGATTTAAGGAAGATACTATTATTTTAAAAAATGGACTTAAAAATATGGAAACCCGTATAAAAACTATTAATGGAACCATTAACTTTGAAAATAAATCCAACAAAGGTTTAAAAGTAAAAATTCAATTTAAAAATTAA